TTCTGCCGTCTGTTCGCTCGTTTCCTGTTCACTCGCCGGTTCGCTCGCCGGTTCGCTCGCCGGCTCGCTGTCCTCCTCCTGCACCGCCATCTCCATCTCCTCGATGGCTTTCTGGACGGCCGCTTCGTCCTGCTGCTccttctgcttcctgctgcccATCAGCTGCTCCATGATGGACTTGGACTTGTTGATGTTGTCGCCCACGATGGTGGTGACGTGCGTCACTTCCTCCTGCAGCCCGTCCTCCATGGTGATGGTGCCGTTGGTGGTCTCCGTTCCGTTGGTGGCGTCCTTTTCTGGACCCGGCAGAACCACCTCCACCACCGGGTTGATCAGGTCTCTGATTTGGTTCACGCTGTCGGGAGACTTTGGGTCCTCGGACGGACCTGGGTTCTCCTCGTTTTCCACTCCGTCGTCCTCGGCAACGTCCCCGTCCTCCTCGGGAATGAGTTCCACCCCCGGGACCTCGAGGCAGGACTCGTACGGGATGGGCAGCCCCTCCAGCTGGATCATGGAGACCACTTGCTTACGTCTGTCTCTGAATCCCTTTTCTTTTCCGCCGTCTGGACCGTCGGATCTGAACTTGGCGCCCCAGTCCACCGACGGGGTTTCCTCCAGGAGGTGCAGGTTGGGGTCGCTGTTGGTCAGAACGATGCTGTCTCTGTACAGGTTGTGTCTCCGCTGCACCGCCGCCTCCTTCACCGctggacaaacaaaacagacacaaagtcATTTATCTTCACACAGTTcctacatgtttttattaaaaatttcagaaaaggCGTCCGCACGTCTGCCTGTCAGTAACATCGATTCCTGGAcgataaattatcccagaaattattgcgataaacaatattttgtttaatctattttcaagtaatacatTAATAATGGTATAATGCAAATTTACCTGCTTAAAGATTAATAAagcttaaattttaaaaaagacctCACACTgtaacaaacaaagcaaaatgaccaaaaacaataaattaaaattaaaaatatgcaaaaccatgaattaaatatattatgaagtctaaagaaaaatgcttttccaaaaaatattaataattacaatAGAAATTAAGCAACACAACTCTTCCTGATAgccccagaagttattgcaataaaccataatatttttttgacaattttccagtaatataatgctaatggcataataataaaagaacacttttatttcatttataataaacatttaacagtaagactggaaaacattttaaatattcaaaaaacaataaacacaaaaaacatcaaatagatTATGAAGttgactgaaaatgtgaaaatatcactAAGTAATTGTGTTTGGAAGACATTATTAACAGCACATAAATACCAGCAATAAACtaaacaagcaaacattaaaataaatataatttgtttaCACTTAGCTTGGTGGGAGCAAATAAAGcctggtgacccgccaggctTACAACGCATTGAGGCTAACTgatctttacaaaattaaagtttattacggtaatcttattattattattattattattattattattattattattattattattattattattattattatgccattttCGGTATATTTAcctgaaaataatttccaaacaaCAATGTTATAGTTTATCCCAATTCCTGATAAAATCCTCTTTTTTGGAGCGAATCAAAAGGgcagctgttgtgtttttttgtcctcACCCATCATGATGTCCTTGGAGACGGACTGCAGGACCACCTCTTCGTACATGTTCTCCACCAGCAGGAAGCGGGACAAGTCCTCAAAGATCAGCTCCTGGAAGCGAGGCAGCTCCTGCAGAGAGCATCACAACTTTAACACGGCGAACAAACGTCTGACAGGAGCGTGGAAGAGCCGCTGCGTTACTGACTGGTGTGCAGGACGGGGCGAGCTGCTGCAGCATGTAGGGGATGACGATCTGCAGCAGAGCCTCTCTGAAGAACATCTTCCGCACCGTGCTGCTGTCGTAGTCGTATTTCTGATAGGAAGACAAACAGAGCCGACTGTTTTCATTCtgcttgttaaaaataaatcgGATTTAAACGCAGATCTGCAGCTGGTTCACCTTGATAACTCTGTCCTGACacttctggatgtttttgcaGAGGTCGTCCTCGCCCTGCGCCTCCAGAGCCTGTTGCAGCAGCTGCTCAAACGTGAACACCGCGTTGTCCATTTGCTGCCCAGACGAGCAAATTTAAAACGTTTCCACACATGAAACTCCATCATTGTTCATGCAAAAGTTTAAATATCAAACCTGGAAAAACCAAAGACTGCAAACAAGAAAGAGACGGACGGAGAACTGCAGTACTAAAGAGTAAAATATAACGAACCAAAGCGCGCCCTGCATGCAGAATGctgtacttttaaaattatttgaattttaatggaagcaaattatattaaaattaatttacagcTGGTTGTATAAACCTTCCATGCCCTTAATGCCCAAActtcatgttcatttatttatttattgtcttttaaaagctgaaaatttaaagatttaGTAGGAATATCGTCATGGCAACATTCATCTTATCGTGCAGCCCTAGAAATTAATGGATCAGTTGGTGGATAAAAATTTGGGtctaaaatctgtaaaaatccCTGGAACACACCTGTAcctcattccagtgtttttctgCTATGGAGTGTTAGGATAACTgtagttaaaatattaaataaatggctATGAAGGAGTGAATTtccaccaataaaaaaaacctctcaatttttaagattaattttacataattacaaGAAAAGCTTAGAAATTTTCCTCAAAAAAGTTACCAATTAAAAATTTCCATAATTAAAGCCATAAatttgtaaaactaaaacaaaaacatcgtTTGACTTTGTACAGTTAGGAAATTGTTAAAATGCCAGAAAGTCAAAGTGGTAAATGTAGATACCAAAATTTCCTCTGAACTTCTTATTTTGAcccatctgattatgtaatttttaaatattaaatgattaatttgatCATTTACTCAGCACTTGAGTGGACTTTATACCAAATACCTTTTTCcttcttacttgagtataattttcGGGTTCTCTGCCCACATCTGGTTATTGTAAAaggccagcaggtggcagcagagTTGCGCATGTCTCACCTCCCTCATGAGGATCTGGGCTCTGCTGACGAACACGTTGGGGCTGGAGACGTCAAACCTCTGCTGCAGCCCCTCCAGGTTCAGCTGCTGCATCTGCTGGTAGCCACTCTGCATCTTCACCGGGTGGAAGGCCAGCATGGACAGCCGCTCCAGTTGCTGCAGCACAATCACAAAGGCACACAGTGATCTCAGGCGTAGCCTCAGACACTCCCTGGTGAGCAATCTAAGGCCGCCGCGTTCCTCCGCTCACCTCTCCCAGCTTGTCTTTGCCGCCGCCGTTGAGCGAGTTCTTGCTGatctccaccacctccttgaaGAAAGTGTCCCGGACCTCGGCGAAGCCGCGGCTGGTGGGCTCCATCAGGGCGTCCAGGATGGAGCCCAGGTACGGCTGGATGCTGCTGCGCAGGAGCTGCTCGGCTTTCGGCATCACCAGGGCTGGAGGTCAGCGACAGAACACCAGAAGAAGAGTCAGAACACCTGTGGGTTTCTCTCGGGAACACGTTGGTGAACACGTGTCATGTTGTTCTGGAGGATTTTTTACAACAGGTGGCTGGAATGCAGATCTTCCACCCCGCCTCAATAAGAAGAGCCGCATGTTTGAGATGATGACACGGTGTCAGGATCAGCGGACGACATTTTTGACtaatttttaaagtgtaaaagttCACTGTGATGAcggaaaatgcaaaacatgaaggaaaaactaagaaaaaaagggaaagactGAAGGAACTTTAAAAAACGTAAAggataaaaatgagaaatacaaaacaaatgaaggatgtgaggaaagaaataaataatgaaggtGAACTGTAAAGATGTTTGGATGTGGACTGAAAGTTTAAATAGTATTCCCTTATGATAAGATAAAAAGCGAAAAAATTTGGTCCTGCACCAAATCCTAAACATTTCCTGACGGTTTAAGAAATTTCAAATCAACATCTTGGTCTGAGAGGAAATGCAGGCTGTAAAATGATCCACAAGTGGGTTGAAAAGCTTGATTAAAGATGAACGTTGTGAAAAATGTAGGCGATGTTAGTTGATTACTTTACCAAACGTCCAGGAAGCAAAGAACTTAAGTAGAATAAAGATAGCCTCTATTTAAATAACCTGTTTCATTACTAGATCTCATTTAAATGTCGTTTAGGTTTAGTTCAACGTGACAATAAAATTCCCATAAAAGGAAAAGCTGCTGAGCTACTTTATTCCTTAACTTGCAATGCTGACATGATGATGACATCACCATGAAActcattttctttatatttggaAGGACTCAAAAAAACAGGATGCTTCCTCTCGATGTGTCATATTGGACCAATGAGAACAAACGGAGATGAAAACTGGAACCTAAAATAAGAGATgattcataaaataaaccagATGAAAACTGAGCTTCTCTGGATGTTTTCAGTCAGACTGACGGTTATCAGAGCGACGTAAATTAGTAAAAACTTGAATTCAGAGCAGTAAGCCTTAAAGATGCAGtatgtagcttttataaaatatatttgttgaaactgtaaCTATATTAACACTTCAatgtgacagataatctgtgtcCAATTAGAGCAAGGAGGTGGgtcttactgctgtcaatcatccttcCCACACACCCTCTTGCTCTTCCTGCTAGGCTGCAGCTAGCATCAATGCtgaggctagttagcatagccaaaAGAGATGGTAGAGAAACGGCAACATTAAGCTGTTTCCTGGTCATTCACAAGCTTGATTGGCAGCGtgaagccccgcctcctggttctgcttgGTTGATTTTGGTGCATTTATTCAGATGGCAACAGTAGCTCATGGAAAAGGTGGAGGaagttgatgtttttacagatattttactgtcacaacatggtgacagaaatgtgaaaaacatttatttatttctaaaagttgcacactgcagctttaaaccaGCGTTAGCAACTTCTAACTCCAACCACCTCTGATCTTGCCGATGACGTGTTCTTTGGTTGTGACGAGCATGTCCATGTCGCCGCGCAGTCTGACGTCCAGCGAAGGCTTCTGGGCCTCACAGGCGTCCACCAGGGCGGCGTACTGGCCAGTTGTCTGGGTCAGAACCTGCCGGTACACGGCGTCAGAGATCTGGAGAACAGGGAGACGGTCAGAGAGCCTGAATGGACTGAGAACGTGTCGGTGGGACAGAAACTCACCAACATCCACTTCCTCTGTCTGTCCTGCAGCTTCCCCTTGAGCCGAGGGCCAATCGCATTTCTGAGCTCAGGCTGGAGCGTCTCCAGAACCAGGTTAGCCAGGATCTGGAAAACAGAACCCGGTTGTCATGGAGACAAACAGTTCGACCAAGGAAACACCTAGAGCTAAATCTGATGAACGGACAGACAGATAGATGGACAGATGAACGGGTGTATGAATTTAGGACATTAGCGACTACTGCTTAGCATTTAGCTTGGATTAGCATGTGGCTAAGTAATACCCGCTAGCTAAACCGAGCTAAAGACGTCGGCTTTCAGAAATGAAGGTTGTAGTAAACTTAGAAAAAAAcgtgtgaaaaataaaagcttcgtCTGAATGTAGATctgattgaactgaaattacgttttttttttttgtaaagtacctcgtaataaactgaattaaaaataagcCATCCGCTCTTATTTTAGTTTCCCTGCGTTTTGGGAGTGTTAGCTTTAGTCACAACCAATCAGGGAAAACACAGACGTTTAAAAACAGCACTCCGTCTTTTCTGTGTGGCTGCACGGTCGCTTTAGGGAGGCTGATTTACGGAGGACACATCAACCTCAGCACCAACATGGAGGCTTACATGTTTACTGAGACATTGTTCAGACTGAGCGGTTGGACAAACTCCACTGTTACCAcctgtttatttaaaagtttgttgGTCTGGAAGCGGCTTGCAAGATGAAACTGTATCAGTTTGCAGCAAACATTGTGGTTTTAGTCCAAGAGTCACAAACTACttttgtacattatttttttaaatttgtatatatattcttattttcattttaaatatatatatatatatatatatatttctaatatattaataatatagtATTATagtatataattttttaaaatatatttttcttaaatacatatattttaaaaaattttgtctttaaaaataacttgtgtgtgtacatgtatatttataagagaaaaaaattgttgaaaggaaaaaaaaacttcttaaaaaaacttttgaaaaaaatgctaaaagaaaatacttttacatataaataaacccgtaaagcagcagactgcaggctAGGTATCAAAGGCGTTAgctttataaaaatcaaaatgaggtAACACTCATAATCTCATTTTCATATATCTCTATAGCATAAAAACTGATTGCTACAGactttcttttgctctttgcaTTTCTTTCGTCACACCTAAATATTCCATATCAAGCATATTTCACACAGCTGCTCCTTTCCTGCTGCAGGAACGCAGAAAAGTATGTTGCTGCTTGTTTTCAGTTCTGCCCTGAAGGACCTGGCAGCTCAAAGGGCGCGAGGCGGCTTCAGGATTACTGAAACTATTCAGGCTATGTGTTTTTTATAGCGGTCCTTCACACGGTGAAAAGgctgaaatagaaatattattgTCAAATTTAACTCCTTGTCTGCTAATTATGAACACATTAATGTGGGGGTTGTTTTTGTGGTTGTGTAGGTAATGCTGTCTTCAGGAAACGGGATGGTAAATTTGAATAATTGAAGTCTATGGAGGAAATTTCAAAGCACAAAGCTTTGgcagaaacagaaagtaaatTATTTAGAGAGATGataatcagaaatgtttataaaagCTCCAGAATTCAGGAGGAAACCTCTCCGTTAAAAGCTGCACGTCTCTCATcacctgaactcttcctgagaaATACCTCCTCTGTGTTTAACCTGAAGGAAACCCGTCACCACGGTAACAATCCTCCCTTCAATTAGGGCGTGGCTCGTTAAAATATGCAGAGGCTCCCACAGAGTTTATGTTGCGGACATGTTTGAGACGTGAATAATTTAAGGTCCTGACCTGAGGCGGCGATCCGCACATCATCTCCCAGGTGCCgtagtgacctttgacctgtctgTAGCGCCTCACAGAGTCGGTGAAGGCCGGAGTCTGAACCGTGTTTTCCTCTGACAGACCTGGACACAAATAaaggcaaataaaatatatataatagcTAGATAATTAtactaataatgaaaaaataagttaattaatgcaataattaaaaataaattaatgcagaaaaataaaaaaacataaaatgtagtTGAAAAAAATTGAACCAAgtgcttttatataaaaaataagaatttttatAGTCTAAAAATACTTATAAaactttgtacatttaaatatgttggaaaaacatcacaaatatttaaaccatATTAAAATTCTgaccaaaaaacaataaaaatattctgattattaagataagcctaaaaaaaaaacaaagaaatctaaatattgcaaaaatataagACGTAAATATGGAAATTTaccaaataatatttatataagtaaaataaaatgtctattataataattatattaacCTGTagtttaaataattgaaataaaattaaatgattttttttttcaagtttaaagataaaatccaaagttgcaaagtaaattaaaacgggcaattaaaatgttttaaaaaattgtatttaataaattaaaactatgcaacgagtaaaaaaaaagaagaatttgttatatttggatttattttgtttccctgCCAACTGAGTCACATCAGAGGGAACATCTCTGATGCACCGTCACACACGTCTGTGTGAGCcctaaaaacaggaagatgttGACCTGCTGGTTGCTGTGGCAACCCTCCCAGTCTCCCCCTCAGCCAATGAGACGACAGAACAAAAACGTCGGATCGGTTTGAGGAAGTTTACTCTGGCGAAAACAGAACTGAGCTTCTGATTCTGAGTCGTCCGTCCCAGATGTGTTTCTACAGTAAATACCAAACATTAGCCGCAGTGGGACCTTCATGAATCGGAGCCGCTGGAAGCTGCTGTTGGCAGCAGGTGGCATGAGaagcagcagcttcctgctcTCCTGTTGGATGCTGAGTTAGACAGGAAGCCAGAGTGATGATTTGTTTGTTGAaaactccaacacacacacacacacacacaccgttgAATGCCTGTCAAGCCGTTGACGAGTGTGTGACTAAGAGGCGGCTCACAAAGACAGGAAGTTACCCAGAACTCTGGACGAGGAGGGAAACCAGACAGGAAGTTCTGCTGCGCAGCCGGACTTTGGGCTCCATGTTCTCTGGATAAATGGCCACAGCACTCAAACACACCTTACCAGACTGATCAGCATCACTGGGACCAGTGAGGACATGCATGTGAATTTTTCTGTGTTCAGATTTAAACTTCATGCAGCGAAGCGAGAAGCTTAAAAATGCGTAACTTGCTGGATCAACCTGTGGACATTCCTGTGGCTTCAGGTGCGTTTCAGACGGTGCGACTAATTCAGAAGAGAACAAAACTTTATAAAGTTCAACATACTGGAtgtttttactgtgttttcatcaaaatataTCATAACTGATCCACTGCAGTCGCTCTGATGCAACACAGCAAAGTGAAGCGTTAACCACTATTTActgcttttattaaatatttgtattttttatttacttttaaacattattttagccttttgtttttaaaactatttgtaAATCCTTGTGAACTGCATTTTATGTGTAAtattttccttatttattttggcCCAATTCTGATCTTTTCGCAGTTTGTTTCTCTTCCGTATGAGAAACTAAATGTGATAGAAGTCAGACAGACAATCTGCAGTCATGTCACATTAAAGCAGAcctgtgtgtgatttattttttaaagttacatatGCGTCATAATTCTGCTCCAGAAGAAGCCTGGGactgagaaaacaaataattaccagaataaaattATGTGAGAAAGTTGTAATAATGcgataaatatttgtgttttaggagattaaagttaaaataatatgagaataatatagaagaattttttaaaaattaggataataaagtaatataatttagttatattaaaaatagtaatattacaagaatacagtcaaaattatacaataaagttgtaatattacaagaataaccTGATAAAATTGAGACAATAAAGTTGCATTAAGTTGTATTATTACAAGATTAAAGTTGTAcgacaaagttaaaataatacattaataaagttgtaattttattagaaaactaACAGAAGTAGTTAAGatgaatgttgagcatcttctGAATTTATCTTATCTGTTTAACAAATCTTCATCTTTTAACGTCAGCATCAAATTatcaaattagaaataattaaacaatcgaaatctgacatttttgatTCAATCAAAGCTTTTCTCTCTTAACTACacgtctttattctgctaatattatgactttaatctcataaatgtttcagattaataTCATAATTAATATGAAACATAATTATTCCTGACTGCATCAGTTTTGAcccttaaagaaaaacattaaatcttaatTCTATGAATTTTCCAGGAGCTCTCCATGTTTTATCCTGTCAGGCctgtaaaaatctaaacattttccaGCAGCGAGCTCAGTTCAGATTACAGCTGTGCTgctctgtgcgtgtgtgtgtgtgtgtgtgcgctgaATGTATTATTAATAGAACATGTGGCAGCACTTACCACGGTGGTTTTATTTAAGGCATTTCCCTTTCTGCCCGCCTCACCAACACTCAGCCGgttctctctttcctctctgaCCTCACAGAacgtttttctctttgctttttgtcattttccttccgcctttaaaataaaacctggttCAATTTAAGCGCGTCTTTCTTTAACACTTCATACAGCGACATGCATGAGTGCTGTTTCCACATATGGTTGTAGTGAATGGAAGCAGCCAAACCCACAGGACAGTAAACACCCACGGAAACACACCATCAGCCGCAGACATCACAACCGCCGAGCAGCTTTAGGTCCCCGCCCGCCGGCCGCCTGACGGCCTGGCATTGAATGGGAGCAGCAGACCCAGTCAGGGTTTATTTAAGATGTTCTGGaagctaacacacacacacaaccaggcAGGATTTCACATCGTAAAACAACGTGCAAAGAGCAAGTTAAGATGTAAAACTGCCCTTTAATTAATCCTGGCATGGTAACAAAttctgctggacgataaatAGTCCATGAAGTTATTGACATAAAaggtaatattgttgttttgagaccattttcaggtaaaataacttttcaaagattaataaactttagattctaataaacatgtaacactggaactggaagaatAAATATCCAAGATAAACAGTGTTTATAAGAGCTGTCATTTGGTACTTTTTTAATACACAATGTATTATTGCATTATTCTGTAAATAACGACACTTTTAAAGAAAGGTTACCTTAAAACTTGCACTAAAAGTGACATTATTTACATAATGAGacttctggaaggttgatacaacagcagcagatctttaaaccgttcagtgatttataaattaacagtgttttaaagtctattctctgagctacaggcaGCCAGTGGGAGGACTTTAGGATTGGTGTGATgtgctctgtcttcctggttttagtcagaactccagcagcagcgttctggatctgattgattattttttcgGCAGACCTTTGAAGATGCTGTTGCAGTAATTAATGCGACTAAAGTTAAACATGTTGAttagtttctctagatctcgctgagacattagtcctctaatcctggagaTGTTCAAGTcacagaaggccgactttgtatcTGTCTtaatgtggctctgaaggttcaggtcagattTCAGCCTAGTTATCTGTCTTCTGACACAAGATCATCTTTATTAGTTCAAGGGGGGTCAGAGATGGAGCTTTCCAAGTAAATAAAAGTCCCTTCCTGTTCTGAGAGGGCGGGGCTTAGATGACGTCAGACCACAATGACATAAGATGGTCAGGCATCCAACCAG
The sequence above is a segment of the Gambusia affinis linkage group LG17, SWU_Gaff_1.0, whole genome shotgun sequence genome. Coding sequences within it:
- the niban2a gene encoding protein Niban 2a, with the translated sequence MGDVVSSHLDESRREMITARTRDVMRQFGDLYEKQYAVALFNVVRFEIEGGGTAQTQLLHRKDPLAGHTIFSGGLFQYLEENRKWRNRFVFIPNSYAVDLYESKAAHDRMLHPKVSINCAGYKALTSMEEYMELLNSSLPEIKAKPSNAPFIKCATQFPLILWHPYARHYYFCVMTEKEQQKWHAVLQDCVRHSNNSLSEENTVQTPAFTDSVRRYRQVKGHYGTWEMMCGSPPQILANLVLETLQPELRNAIGPRLKGKLQDRQRKWMLISDAVYRQVLTQTTGQYAALVDACEAQKPSLDVRLRGDMDMLVTTKEHVIGKIRALVMPKAEQLLRSSIQPYLGSILDALMEPTSRGFAEVRDTFFKEVVEISKNSLNGGGKDKLGEQLERLSMLAFHPVKMQSGYQQMQQLNLEGLQQRFDVSSPNVFVSRAQILMREQMDNAVFTFEQLLQQALEAQGEDDLCKNIQKCQDRVIKKYDYDSSTVRKMFFREALLQIVIPYMLQQLAPSCTPELPRFQELIFEDLSRFLLVENMYEEVVLQSVSKDIMMAVKEAAVQRRHNLYRDSIVLTNSDPNLHLLEETPSVDWGAKFRSDGPDGGKEKGFRDRRKQVVSMIQLEGLPIPYESCLEVPGVELIPEEDGDVAEDDGVENEENPGPSEDPKSPDSVNQIRDLINPVVEVVLPGPEKDATNGTETTNGTITMEDGLQEEVTHVTTIVGDNINKSKSIMEQLMGSRKQKEQQDEAAVQKAIEEMEMAVQEEDSEPASEPASEPASEQETSEQTAEASDSDSQPLATDCASRNDDSGFQSPTNEAEAETITNGPDQTADPADVELLLA